One window of Medicago truncatula cultivar Jemalong A17 chromosome 2, MtrunA17r5.0-ANR, whole genome shotgun sequence genomic DNA carries:
- the LOC25488303 gene encoding calmodulin-binding protein 60 F isoform X1, which yields MESSMNNKVEKRSYDDEDAQNHLTQSKKPKLPGLASVIVEALKVDSLQRLCSSLEPLLRKIVSEEVERALAKLDHAKLGDRSSPARIEAPGEKNLQLHFRTRMPPHLFTGGKVEGEQGAVIHVVLLDPNTGNVVQVGPESVAKLNVVVLEGDFNEEIDDDWTKEHFESHEVKEREGKRPLLTGDLQVSLKEGVGTLGDLSFTDNSSWIRSRKFRLGVKVAPGYCDGIRVREGKTEAFAVKDHRGECYIEANFVYFLQLAVYKKHYPPALHDEVWRLDRIAKDGALHKKLIQSRIVTVEDFLRLLVREPQKLRSVLGSGMSNRMWENTVEHAKTCVLGTKLFVYYTDKTHSTGIMFNNIYELRGLIADGQFFSLESLTSNQKMSVDSLVKKAYDNWDQVIEYDGEVLNSLTNSKRGSKSVAAHTMHQNNFQEQQYASAKGRASYVSSDQNQHLQITNNYSSSSDYQMVGTSQIALPGTMNYNMSGDNNPEIGGNYYHGDWSRQRNGQGLEDIVAEELRLRSSQMLEGDDMQRLLKTINEGANFGHSNENCYTYRLQYEPQMYHSFGEDNVKCSGKAVVGWLKLKAALRWGIFIRKKAAERRAQLTELN from the exons ATGGAAAGTTCCATGAACAATAAAGTTGAGAAAAGAAGTTATGATGATGAGGATGCACAAAACCATCTTACTCAGTCAAAGAAACCAAAACTACCTGGTTTAGCTAG TGTAATTGTGGAAGCTTTGAAGGTGGATAGTTTGCAAAGACTCTGCTCATCTTTGGAACCTCTTCTCAGAAAAATT GTCAGTGAAGAAGTGGAGCGTGCTTTGGCGAAATTGGACCATGCTAAACTGGGTGATAG GTCTTCGCCAGCAAGAATAGAAGCACCAGGGGAAAAGAATCTGCAGCTCCATTTCAGAACAAGAATGCCACCTCACTTATTCACGGGAGGGAAGGTTGAGGGAGAGCAAGGAGCAGTCATCCATGTTGTCTTGTTGGATCCAAACACGGGAAACGTTGTTCAAGTTGGACCAGAATCAGTTGCTAAGTTGAATGTTGTTGTGCTGGAAGGTGATTTTAATGAGgaaattgatgatgattggACAAAAGAGCACTTTGAAAGCCATGAAGTAAAGGAACGCGAGGGGAAAAGGCCACTTCTAACTGGAGATTTGCAAGTTAGTCTAAAGGAAGGAGTAGGAACATTAGGTGATCTTTCTTTCACTGATAATTCTAGCTGGATAAGAAGCCGAAAGTTTAGACTTGGTGTTAAGGTGGCTCCTGGATATTGTGACGGGATTCGAGTGCGTGAGGGAAAGACTGAAGCCTTTGCTGTTAAAGATCATAGAGGAGAAT GCTATATTGAGGCAAATTTTGTGTATTTTCTGCAACTTGCAGTATACAAGAAACACTATCCACCTGCTTTGCATGATGAAGTTTGGAGATTGGATCGGATAGCAAAGGATGGTGCACTTCACAAAAAGTTGATTCAATCAAGAATAGTAACTGTAGAAGATTTCCTGCGTCTTCTTGTCCGCGAGCCTCAGAAATTAAGAAGC GTACTTGGTAGTGGAATGTCAAACAGAATGTGGGAGAACACTGTGGAGCATGCCAAGACATGTGTCTTGGGTACTAAGCTTTTTGTTTACTACACCGATAAAACCCATAGCACTGGCATTATGTTCAACAACATATATGAGCTAAGAGGTCTCATTGCTGATGGCCAGTTCTTCTCTTTAGAATCACTCACTTCAAATCAAAAG ATGTCTGTAGATTCCTTGGTGAAAAAGGCATATGATAATTGGGACCAAGTCATAGAATATGATGGAGAAGTTTTAAATTCTTTGACTAATTCCAAAAGGGGATCAAAATCTGTAGCAGCTCATACAATGCATCAGAACAATTTCCAAGAGCAGCAGTATGCATCTGCAAAGGGAAGGGCGTCGTACGTGTCATCcgatcaaaatcaacatttgcAAATAACGAATAACTACTCATCCAGTTCGGATTATCAGATGGTAGGGACATCTCAAATAGCATTACCAGGGACCATGAATTACAACATGTCAGGTGATAATAATCCTGAAATTGGAGGTAATTATTATCATGGAGACTGGTCTAGGCAGAGAAACGGACAAGGGTTGGAAGACATTGTCGCAGAAGAACTTCGGCTTAGGAGTTCTCAGATGTTGGAGGGTGATGATATGCAGAGGTTACTTAAGACTATTAATGAAGGAGCTAATTTCGGTCATTCTAACGAGAATTGTTACACCTACAGACTTCAGTATGAGCCTCAGATGTATCATTCGTTTGGCGAGGATAATGTCAAGTGCTCAGGGAAGGCTGTCGTTGGGTGGCTTAAACTTAAAGCAGCTTTAAGGTGGGGAATATTTATCAGAAAAAAAGCTGCAGAAAGAAGAGCACAGCTTACTGAGTTGAACTGA
- the LOC25488302 gene encoding two-component response regulator ARR12 — protein MAVVENQSRDEDGVIDRFPVGMRVLAVDDNPTCLKVLAKLLSECKYHVTTATNGFDGLKMLRENRKNFDLVISDVAMPDMDGFKLLELVGLEMDLPVIMLSGYSDTSMVFKGVTHGACDYLVKPVRLEELRNIWQHVVRKKKTYSKDVNKASNEDKVPNISGGSNQNILENSVDQNKRLGKRRKEQDEEEKEEEDEESGDGDEDEDDPSSQKKPRVVWSPELHKKFVGAVNLLGADRAVPKKILELMNIEGITRENVASHLQKYRLYLKKATPHDTNMVAGLGGGNDSYLRMRGIDGYADFCTSTRSGRIGSTTLPSYAPSGVFGRLNSPAGLNMRGINSSILIQPVQSHNTNSSWIPANQSSSLLHGVPTELNQSKLNNSAAGISQLNQIDSTGFAAASDFHDSRAINSSNQVSNHHLLLQGNSQQTHNAGSFRNQSSVGSASLGNKNITIGGSSNLLDYNRCSENWQSQAQLPKFPASSLPVCKSFNNDQLPLTSVTAYNQSPLIANSSVDFSSGNTITVALEEARNVPRCQEDGLIGNFIQPSSYAPRQSWAENKPDYSQNTGRPFNPVNSQVCSSRALTNSASHNINQSKTVCSNRVDTSFVDQVYGASTSVARYPEAEKFSSDVQVNSNDAYKLEKMRSQVGYVEGFGTLEDIMGAIVKREQIEMTLMDGEMCYDSYPVGSCI, from the exons ATGGCTGTGGTGGAGAATCAAAGCAGAGATGAAGATGGGGTCATTGACCGTTTTCCTGTTGGTATGCGTGTTCTTGCTGTTGATGACAACCCCACTTGTCTCAAAGTCTTGGCTAAACTGCTTTCTGAATGCAAATATCATG TTACTACAGCTACTAATGGATTTGatggactaaaaatgttgaggGAAAACAGAAAGAACTTTGACCTGGTTATCAGTGATGTGGCTATGCCCGACATGGATGGATTTAAGTTGCTTGAGTTGGTAGGACTTGAAATGGACTTACCTGTCATCA TGTTGTCGGGATACAGTGATACAAGTATGGTATTCAAGGGTGTTACCCATGGTGCATGTGACTATCTGGTGAAACCTGTTCGACTTGAAGAGCTTAGAAACATATGGCAACATGTAGtccgaaagaaaaaaacttattccAAGGATGTTAACAAGGCTTCCAATGAGGATAAGGTCCCTAATATCTCTGGGGGAAGCAATCAAAACATATTGGAGAACAGTGTTGATCAGAATAAAAGGCTCGGTAAAAGAAGGAAGGAGCAAGATgaggaggagaaagaagaagaagatgaagagagtGGAGATGGAGATGAGGACGAGGATGACCCGTCATCACAGAAGAAACCTCGTGTGGTTTGGTCTCCTGAGTTGCATAAGAAATTTGTTGGTGCTGTTAATCTACTTGGTGCAGACA GGGCTGTTCCGAAGAAAATACTTGAGCTGATGAATATTGAAGGGATTACCAGAGAAAATGTGGCAAGCCATTTGCAG AAATATAGACTCTATCTGAAAAAGGCAACTCCCCATGATACTAACATGGTTGCTGGACTGGGCGGTGGTAATGATTCTTACCTTCGGATGAGAGGAATAGATGGATATGCAGACTTTTGCACCTCAACCAGATCTGGAAGGATAGGAAGCACCACATTGCCGTCATATGCACCGAGCGGAGTTTTCGGTAGGCTGAATTCCCCAGCCGGCTTGAACATGAGAGGAATTAATTCTTCAATACTGATTCAGCCTGTTCAGTCTCACAACACCAACAGCTCCTGGATTCCTGCAAATCAAAGCTCAAGCTTATTACATGGTGTTCCAACCGAGCTTAACCAATCTAAGCTAAACAATAGTGCAGCTGGTATATCGCAGTTAAATCAAATAGATTCCACTGGATTTGCAGCTGCTTCAGACTTTCACGATAGTAGGGCTATTAACAGTTCTAATCAAGTCTCAAACCATCATCTCTTGTTGCAAGGAAATTCACAACAGACACACAATGCAGGGTCATTCAGAAATCAGTCTTCTGTTGGATCTGCTTCCTTGGGAAACAAAAACATTACTATTGGCGGTTCTTCTAATTTGTTGGATTATAATCGGTGTAGTGAAAACTGGCAAAGTCAAGCTCAGTTACCTAAATTTCCTGCTAGTTCTTTGCCGGTATGCAAGTCTTTCAATAATGACCAACTGCCTCTCACTAGCGTTACTGCTTATAACCAAAGCCCTCTAATCGCTAACAGTTCAGTTGACTTTTCGTCTGGAAACACAATCACTGTTGCTTTGGAGGAAGCTAGAAATGTGCCAAGATGCCAAGAAGATGGCTTAATTGGGAATTTTATACAGCCTTCAAGTTATGCTCCACGACAAAGCTGGGCAGAAAATAAACCGGATTACAGCCAAAACACGGGTCGCCCCTTCAATCCTGTGAACTCACAGGTTTGTTCCAGCAGGGCATTGACAAATTCCGCGTCTCACAATATTAACCAAAGTAAAACAGTCTGCAGCAATAGAGTTGATACATCCTTTGTTGATCAAGTATATGGCGCTTCCACGTCAGTTGCCCGGTACCCCGAAGCTGAGAAATTCTCGTCAGATGTACAAGTCAACTCGAATGATGCCTACAAGTTGGAGAAGATGAGGTCCCAAGTTGGATATGTTGAGGGTTTTGGAACCTTAGAAGACATAATGGGTGCAATAGTCAAAAGG GAGCAAATTGAGATGACATTGATGGATGGAGAAATGTGTTATGATTCATACCCTGTTGGATCATGtatttga
- the LOC25488301 gene encoding uncharacterized protein, whose amino-acid sequence MEIPLERPFETIAAVTNKKDFWKLAVRVKDKWTVVKDGKEHLEMIIVDAKGNNIQVVIPTGYKAVYDKILMENTTYTLSNFQVQNNDLAFKASDHKYMLKWNSATNVVDVNLHDIPIPNTKFKPFAEIISGKWRSDLLVHVIGMVQDMGYCQLNEGNGKKLQVNFSLKDLSDISINCTLWEDYAARFIQYNKDRKDVGPLIIMLNYCKIKEEGRYPLSVSNTYSFTKMFLNDNIPEINLFRESLPKDEQLVSSSQILCTQSYTGSQVATQDDLLSKNTVLPLSQVIQLDQITYCVTVATIQKVNSNKNGWYYFACHKCPKIAKGDKPPYTCEDGHNTEIEIVRYKLEMDVSYESDRCNFVVWDREVTQMLGISAAQLRSNMIQAGITNRLEYPMLLDRLAEKNFVFKVKWQPRWKSCSVVCYKGGEAFVDQVVAKFPIVVPAEPEKDDLDPTPMNEDTGLNANNTDSQDISISMDLSATSEFDPETLSQMTPMSTFKTAGHSNNLELLDQVTPRSSMFLGGQTSENPPADATPHKLPAAHVVVISTGQDDITPAKGSSSKRVKLIKQEKK is encoded by the exons ATGGAAATACCTTTGGAAAGACCATTTGAAACCATTGCTGCAGtcacaaacaaaaaagatttttgGAAGTTGGCTGTTAGGGTTAAAGACAAGTGGACTGTGGTCAAGGATGGGAAGGAGCACTTGGAGATGATAATAGTTGATGCTAAG GGAAATAATATTCAAGTTGTGATCCCTACTGGTTATAAAGCTGTTTATGACAAGATCCTTATGGAAAACACTACATACACCTTAAGCAATTTCCAGGTCCAGAACAATGATTTAGCTTTCAAAGCTTCTGACCACAAGTACATGCTCAAATGGAACAGTGCCACTAATGTTGTTGATGTCAATCTACATGATATCCCTATTCCTAACACAAAGTTCAAGCCTTTTGCTGAGATTATTTCTGGAAAATGGCGGTCCGATCTCTTAGTTC ATGTCATTGGAATGGTCCAGGACATGGGCTACTGTCAATTGAATGAAGGGAATGGGAAAAAGTTACAAGTTAACTTTAGTTTAAAAGATTTGAG TGACATTTCTATCAACTGCACTCTATGGGAGGATTATGCTGCGAGGTTCATTCAGTACAACAAGGACAGGAAAGATGTTGGACCATTGATTATTATGCTTAACTATTGCAAGATCAAAGAAGAAG GCCGGTACCCACTCAGTGTTTCAAACACTTATTCATTCACTAAGATGTTTCTTAATGACAACATCCCCGAGATCAATCTATTCAGGGAAAG CTTACCTAAAGATGAACAGCTGGTGTCATCCTCCCAGATCCTATGCACACAGTCCTATACAGGCTCCCAAGTTGCTACTCAAGATGATCTTCTCTCCAAAAACACTGTCCTCCCCCTGTCCCAGGTTATCCAACTTGATCAG ATTACTTACTGTGTCACGGTTGCAACGATTCAAAAGGTTAACTCCAACAAGAATGGGTGGTACTATTTTGCTTGCCATAAGTGTCCAAAAATTGCCAAAGGAGACAAACCTCCTTACACATGTGAAGATGGACATAACACTGAAATTGAGATCGTCAG GTACAAACTTGAGATGGATGTTTCCTATGAATCTGACAGATGTAATTTTGTTGTTTGGGACCGTGAGGTCACACAAATGTTAGGGATATCTGCTGCTCAGCTACGCTCAAACATGATTCAG GCTGGTATTACCAACCGCTTAGAGTATCCAATGTTGCTTGATCGCCTTGCTGAAAAGAATTTTGTCTTTAAAGTCAAATGGCAACCAAGGTGGAAGTCATGTTCTGTTGTTTGCTATAAAGGTGGAGAGGCTTTTGTTGACCAAGTTGTCGCCAAATTCCCCATTGTTGTG CCTGCTGAACCAGAAAAGGATGATCTTGACCCAACTCCTATGAATGAAGATACAGGACTTAATGCTAACAACACTGACTCACAggatatttcaatttcaatg GACCTCTCCGCAACATCTGAGTTTGATCCGGAGACTCTTAGCCAGATGACCCCTATGAGTACCTTCAAAACAGCAGGACATTCAAACAACTTGGAGCTTCTGGACCAGGTTACACCAAGATCCTCCATGTTTCTTGGTGGACAGACAAGTGAAAATCCTCCTGCTGATGCTACCCCTCACAAGTTGCCTGCAGCTCATGTTGTTGTCATTTCTACTGGCCAGGATGACATAACTCCTGCAAAAGGCTCTTCATCAAAGAGGGTGAAGCTGATTAAACAGGAGAAGAAATGA
- the LOC25488305 gene encoding uncharacterized protein: MSRGRSDSSSSSWLRWCLVLFAMISALMVCGPALYWRFKNGITLNSKLSSCPPCICHCPPPLSLFQLAPGLANLSVSDCGGNDPELREEMEKQFVDLLTEELKLQESVSEAHTRHMNITLAEAKRVGSQYQREAGKCVSATETCEQAREQAEAMLTKERKITLVWEKRARQMGWEGE, translated from the exons ATGTCAAGAGGAAGATctgattcatcatcatcatcatggttAAGATggtgtttggttttgtttgcAATGATATCAGCTTTAATGGTGTGTGGTCCTGCTCTTTACTGGAGATTCAAGAATGGTATCACTCTTAATTCCAAACTCTCTTCTTGTCCTCCTTGTATCTGTCACTGTCCTCCTCCTCTTTCCCTCTTTCAACTCGCTCCTG GATTAGCCAATCTCTCTGTCTCAG ATTGTGGGGGTAACGACCCGGAACTAAGGGAGGAGATGGAGAAGCAGTTTGTGGACCTGCTAACCGAGGAGCTAAAGCTACAAGAGTCAGTTTCTGAAGCGCACACACGGCACATGAACATAACTTTGGCTGAAGCAAAACGAGTGGGATCTCAATACCAGAGAGAAGCAGGCAAATGTGTTTCTGCAACTGAAACGTGCGAGCAGGCAAGAGAACAGGCCGAAGCCATGCTAACCAAGGAGAGAAAGATAACTTTGGTGTGGGAAAAACGGGCACGTCAAATGGGCTGGGAAGGAGAATAA
- the LOC25488303 gene encoding calmodulin-binding protein 60 F isoform X2, with product MESSMNNKVEKRSYDDEDAQNHLTQSKKPKLPGLASVIVEALKVDSLQRLCSSLEPLLRKIVSEEVERALAKLDHAKLGDRSSPARIEAPGEKNLQLHFRTRMPPHLFTGGKVEGEQGAVIHVVLLDPNTGNVVQVGPESVAKLNVVVLEGDFNEEIDDDWTKEHFESHEVKEREGKRPLLTGDLQVSLKEGVGTLGDLSFTDNSSWIRSRKFRLGVKVAPGYCDGIRVREGKTEAFAVKDHRGELYKKHYPPALHDEVWRLDRIAKDGALHKKLIQSRIVTVEDFLRLLVREPQKLRSVLGSGMSNRMWENTVEHAKTCVLGTKLFVYYTDKTHSTGIMFNNIYELRGLIADGQFFSLESLTSNQKMSVDSLVKKAYDNWDQVIEYDGEVLNSLTNSKRGSKSVAAHTMHQNNFQEQQYASAKGRASYVSSDQNQHLQITNNYSSSSDYQMVGTSQIALPGTMNYNMSGDNNPEIGGNYYHGDWSRQRNGQGLEDIVAEELRLRSSQMLEGDDMQRLLKTINEGANFGHSNENCYTYRLQYEPQMYHSFGEDNVKCSGKAVVGWLKLKAALRWGIFIRKKAAERRAQLTELN from the exons ATGGAAAGTTCCATGAACAATAAAGTTGAGAAAAGAAGTTATGATGATGAGGATGCACAAAACCATCTTACTCAGTCAAAGAAACCAAAACTACCTGGTTTAGCTAG TGTAATTGTGGAAGCTTTGAAGGTGGATAGTTTGCAAAGACTCTGCTCATCTTTGGAACCTCTTCTCAGAAAAATT GTCAGTGAAGAAGTGGAGCGTGCTTTGGCGAAATTGGACCATGCTAAACTGGGTGATAG GTCTTCGCCAGCAAGAATAGAAGCACCAGGGGAAAAGAATCTGCAGCTCCATTTCAGAACAAGAATGCCACCTCACTTATTCACGGGAGGGAAGGTTGAGGGAGAGCAAGGAGCAGTCATCCATGTTGTCTTGTTGGATCCAAACACGGGAAACGTTGTTCAAGTTGGACCAGAATCAGTTGCTAAGTTGAATGTTGTTGTGCTGGAAGGTGATTTTAATGAGgaaattgatgatgattggACAAAAGAGCACTTTGAAAGCCATGAAGTAAAGGAACGCGAGGGGAAAAGGCCACTTCTAACTGGAGATTTGCAAGTTAGTCTAAAGGAAGGAGTAGGAACATTAGGTGATCTTTCTTTCACTGATAATTCTAGCTGGATAAGAAGCCGAAAGTTTAGACTTGGTGTTAAGGTGGCTCCTGGATATTGTGACGGGATTCGAGTGCGTGAGGGAAAGACTGAAGCCTTTGCTGTTAAAGATCATAGAGGAGAAT TATACAAGAAACACTATCCACCTGCTTTGCATGATGAAGTTTGGAGATTGGATCGGATAGCAAAGGATGGTGCACTTCACAAAAAGTTGATTCAATCAAGAATAGTAACTGTAGAAGATTTCCTGCGTCTTCTTGTCCGCGAGCCTCAGAAATTAAGAAGC GTACTTGGTAGTGGAATGTCAAACAGAATGTGGGAGAACACTGTGGAGCATGCCAAGACATGTGTCTTGGGTACTAAGCTTTTTGTTTACTACACCGATAAAACCCATAGCACTGGCATTATGTTCAACAACATATATGAGCTAAGAGGTCTCATTGCTGATGGCCAGTTCTTCTCTTTAGAATCACTCACTTCAAATCAAAAG ATGTCTGTAGATTCCTTGGTGAAAAAGGCATATGATAATTGGGACCAAGTCATAGAATATGATGGAGAAGTTTTAAATTCTTTGACTAATTCCAAAAGGGGATCAAAATCTGTAGCAGCTCATACAATGCATCAGAACAATTTCCAAGAGCAGCAGTATGCATCTGCAAAGGGAAGGGCGTCGTACGTGTCATCcgatcaaaatcaacatttgcAAATAACGAATAACTACTCATCCAGTTCGGATTATCAGATGGTAGGGACATCTCAAATAGCATTACCAGGGACCATGAATTACAACATGTCAGGTGATAATAATCCTGAAATTGGAGGTAATTATTATCATGGAGACTGGTCTAGGCAGAGAAACGGACAAGGGTTGGAAGACATTGTCGCAGAAGAACTTCGGCTTAGGAGTTCTCAGATGTTGGAGGGTGATGATATGCAGAGGTTACTTAAGACTATTAATGAAGGAGCTAATTTCGGTCATTCTAACGAGAATTGTTACACCTACAGACTTCAGTATGAGCCTCAGATGTATCATTCGTTTGGCGAGGATAATGTCAAGTGCTCAGGGAAGGCTGTCGTTGGGTGGCTTAAACTTAAAGCAGCTTTAAGGTGGGGAATATTTATCAGAAAAAAAGCTGCAGAAAGAAGAGCACAGCTTACTGAGTTGAACTGA